The following proteins are encoded in a genomic region of [Eubacterium] hominis:
- a CDS encoding TIGR01906 family membrane protein, with translation MKQIFEKLNAIAAYAIAISAVLIMLITSIDYNCFDKGFYAKEYKDLNTAQSLGMTEKDLNKATYTLLDYLKNERDDIQVEISLKGTKTEAFNEKEASHMVDVRNLYHFALILRKGCIVALLVSLVYLIFQYRGGIYTHLSIAYMKTAILFFVFFALVGFWAYADFDAFWTAFHRLAFRNDLWLLDPSTDLMINLFPSDFFFKLVFKIITWFAAGFAGLFAVSYVYLRHQLHKVHKELMGNDELPQSDTGK, from the coding sequence ATGAAACAAATATTTGAAAAACTTAATGCAATCGCAGCATATGCAATTGCCATCAGTGCAGTTTTGATTATGCTCATCACCAGTATTGACTATAACTGCTTTGATAAAGGCTTCTATGCGAAAGAATATAAAGATTTAAATACAGCCCAGTCCCTTGGGATGACAGAAAAAGATTTAAACAAAGCCACTTATACTTTGTTAGATTATCTTAAAAATGAACGGGACGATATTCAAGTGGAAATTTCATTAAAAGGCACCAAAACAGAAGCCTTTAATGAAAAAGAAGCTAGTCATATGGTTGATGTAAGAAATCTTTATCATTTTGCATTGATCTTACGTAAGGGATGTATCGTCGCCTTACTTGTATCTTTGGTATATTTAATATTCCAATATCGTGGTGGTATTTATACACATTTAAGTATCGCTTATATGAAAACGGCGATTTTATTCTTTGTCTTTTTTGCTCTGGTAGGATTCTGGGCTTATGCTGATTTTGATGCTTTTTGGACTGCTTTTCATCGTTTAGCATTTAGAAACGATCTCTGGCTGCTGGATCCATCAACGGATTTGATGATCAACTTGTTCCCTAGTGATTTCTTCTTTAAACTGGTATTTAAGATTATTACCTGGTTTGCGGCAGGATTTGCAGGTTTATTCGCTGTTAGCTATGTTTATTTAAGACATCAGCTACATAAAGTACATAAGGAGTTGATGGGGAATGATGAATTACCACAATCTGATACTGGCAAGTAA
- a CDS encoding ACT domain-containing protein, producing MEKYYIVDSTILPDVLDKVIEARTLLQNGEVKQVSEAVKKVGISRGTYYKYKDYVFLPAQGMSARKAVISLMLHHDKGILSEVLNTMSKVNANILTINQNIPIHDWASVVISFDLCEMMVSIDQLLEQLNTCRGVSNLHLIAVE from the coding sequence ATGGAAAAATATTATATTGTAGATAGCACCATCCTTCCAGATGTTCTGGATAAAGTAATAGAAGCAAGAACACTCTTACAGAATGGTGAAGTTAAACAAGTGAGTGAAGCTGTAAAAAAAGTGGGTATTTCACGAGGTACTTATTATAAATACAAAGATTACGTATTCCTTCCTGCACAGGGCATGAGTGCTAGAAAAGCAGTCATCTCATTGATGTTGCATCATGATAAAGGAATCTTAAGTGAAGTACTAAATACCATGTCTAAAGTAAATGCGAATATTTTAACCATTAACCAGAATATCCCTATTCATGACTGGGCCAGTGTGGTAATTTCCTTTGACTTATGTGAGATGATGGTATCCATAGACCAGCTGCTTGAACAGTTAAACACTTGCCGTGGTGTGAGTAATTTACATTTGATTGCGGTAGAATAA
- a CDS encoding homoserine kinase → MIKVQVPATSANLGPGYDCLGIALDEYCTVSFEVIEEGLEITGCEAAYCNEDNLIYQAFLKGLEYLNEKVSGLRMHVETNIPYARGMGSSATCIVAGLTGANALFHHKMNKYEIFDLATQMEGHPDNVAPAIFGGLTVSFMDQGKPNMIRYGVKKDLIFVTMIPDFEVSTKKAREVLPNQMSYAQAVYQMGRTAALAKAIEIGNGLIISKACNDQMQEPYRKKLIPAYDEVKTLSKDCGALTMFISGSGSTMMALTQQEEVADDLIAQLKQRYPSWDYRKLHATYDGSSDEVM, encoded by the coding sequence ATGATTAAGGTACAGGTACCAGCTACCTCTGCCAATTTAGGGCCAGGATATGACTGCCTTGGAATCGCACTGGATGAATACTGTACAGTAAGTTTTGAAGTAATTGAAGAAGGCTTAGAAATCACAGGCTGTGAAGCTGCATATTGTAACGAAGACAATCTGATTTATCAGGCCTTTTTAAAGGGATTAGAATATTTAAACGAGAAAGTCAGTGGTTTACGTATGCATGTGGAAACCAATATTCCTTATGCCCGTGGTATGGGAAGCAGTGCTACGTGTATCGTCGCAGGATTAACAGGTGCCAACGCCCTGTTTCACCATAAAATGAATAAATATGAAATATTTGATTTAGCTACCCAGATGGAAGGACACCCAGATAATGTTGCTCCTGCTATTTTTGGTGGATTGACTGTTTCTTTTATGGATCAGGGAAAACCAAATATGATTCGTTATGGTGTAAAAAAGGATTTAATTTTTGTAACAATGATTCCCGATTTTGAAGTCAGCACAAAAAAAGCCCGTGAAGTGTTGCCAAATCAAATGAGCTATGCCCAGGCTGTTTATCAAATGGGGCGTACCGCAGCCCTTGCCAAAGCAATAGAAATTGGTAACGGACTCATTATTTCAAAGGCTTGTAACGATCAGATGCAAGAGCCATATCGTAAAAAACTGATACCTGCATATGATGAAGTAAAAACATTATCAAAGGATTGTGGTGCCCTGACGATGTTTATATCTGGCAGTGGTTCAACAATGATGGCTTTAACACAGCAGGAAGAAGTCGCTGATGATTTGATAGCACAGCTAAAACAGCGTTATCCTTCATGGGATTATCGTAAATTACATGCCACCTATGATGGCAGCAGTGATGAGGTGATGTAA
- a CDS encoding threonine synthase, with translation MKEIYTSTRNSSKAFTPKQAILKGIADDGGLYVYDGLDNLRLPLEDMMQMDYMQMAETILHMLLPDFSDEEVKRCVNDAYAGKFRNEDITPLHMVDDEAILELFHGPTCAFKDVGLRMLPQLMRVSLETHTDENVMILTATSGDTGKAALEGFKDVPRTGITVFYPDAGVSNIQKLQMVTTTGNNTCVCAIKGNFDDAQSNVKKIFNNQALSDELAKQHVTLSSANSINIGRLIPQIVYYIFAYKEMVKNNKIKFGEEINYCVPTGNYGNVLAGYYAKCMGLPVHKFIVASNANNVLFDFLKDGVYDRNRPFYKTISPSMDILISSNLERLLYYKSGKDAAYIASLMKDLETKGSYQVKEEIFESVKADFTGGYCDDEACAQAIKEMYEQHGYVMDPHTAVAYKVMKDYEKEDSEHKCVLLSTASPYKFAPAVYEAIFGKGDEDEFACMKQLEEKTGAQIPAPLKELSTMEIRHNALVDKDDMEAFVQKTVEEMFHD, from the coding sequence ATGAAAGAAATATATACAAGCACGAGAAACTCAAGCAAAGCATTTACACCAAAACAAGCAATTTTGAAAGGAATTGCAGACGATGGAGGCCTATATGTATATGATGGCTTAGACAACCTGCGCCTTCCTTTAGAGGATATGATGCAGATGGATTACATGCAGATGGCAGAAACGATATTACATATGCTGCTTCCTGATTTCAGCGATGAAGAAGTGAAACGTTGTGTAAACGATGCCTATGCAGGAAAATTCCGCAATGAAGACATTACCCCATTACACATGGTAGACGATGAAGCAATTCTTGAATTATTCCATGGTCCAACATGTGCATTTAAAGATGTAGGATTGCGTATGCTGCCTCAGTTGATGCGCGTATCTTTAGAAACCCACACAGATGAAAATGTCATGATTTTGACTGCAACAAGTGGGGATACAGGAAAAGCGGCACTGGAAGGATTTAAAGATGTGCCACGTACTGGTATTACTGTATTCTATCCAGATGCTGGGGTATCCAATATCCAAAAGCTTCAAATGGTCACTACAACAGGAAATAACACCTGCGTATGTGCTATTAAAGGAAACTTTGATGATGCACAATCCAATGTGAAAAAGATTTTCAACAATCAGGCACTATCTGATGAATTAGCAAAACAACATGTAACATTGTCCAGTGCCAATTCCATCAATATCGGCCGTTTGATTCCACAGATCGTATATTATATCTTTGCATATAAGGAAATGGTAAAAAACAATAAGATCAAATTCGGTGAGGAAATCAACTATTGTGTTCCTACAGGAAACTATGGCAATGTACTAGCTGGTTATTATGCGAAATGTATGGGGCTGCCTGTTCATAAATTCATTGTTGCAAGCAACGCCAACAACGTCTTATTTGATTTCTTAAAAGATGGTGTATATGATCGTAATCGTCCATTCTATAAGACCATCTCCCCTAGTATGGATATCCTGATTAGTTCAAATCTGGAGCGTTTATTATATTATAAGAGTGGTAAAGATGCTGCTTATATTGCGTCTTTGATGAAAGACTTAGAAACAAAAGGAAGTTATCAGGTCAAGGAAGAAATATTTGAAAGTGTAAAAGCTGATTTTACTGGCGGTTATTGTGATGATGAAGCTTGTGCACAAGCAATCAAAGAAATGTATGAACAGCATGGATATGTAATGGATCCACATACAGCAGTAGCCTATAAAGTAATGAAAGATTATGAAAAAGAAGACAGTGAACATAAATGTGTATTATTATCTACAGCATCTCCTTACAAATTTGCGCCAGCCGTATATGAAGCTATCTTTGGCAAAGGTGATGAAGATGAATTTGCATGTATGAAGCAGCTGGAAGAAAAAACCGGTGCACAGATTCCTGCGCCTTTAAAAGAACTTTCCACAATGGAAATCCGTCACAATGCATTGGTTGATAAAGATGATATGGAAGCCTTCGTTCAAAAAACTGTGGAGGAAATGTTCCATGATTAA
- a CDS encoding homoserine dehydrogenase: MNIAILGYGTIGSGVHQIVEEGATLLTKSLHVTRILIRKGKEKTLPYMCDDIDDIVNDPAVDLVVETMGGIEPAHTYILKALEHGKHVVTANKAVVAAYLKDFNECAKENNVKFYYEASTGGGIPCIAGLEKALRIDEVDEIHGIFNGTSNFILDHMQRYGTSFEEVLKEAQRLGYAEADPSADIDGYDVCNKLRISASIAYDYHVPDNFPVFGIRNITKEDVMYFKSMNRSVRFIAKTKRDGDRYSCVVEPILFKESDLEANTQDNYNLISMHGKTIGDLKFYGQGAGKLATANAVVQDILDILEGKEHMERKYENKMKYDTTICRRDYVLRADKACRVYFKGIKYETSTFDKYMLIKDIEVMKMHELMKKVLEVDPTAFMASIYEREDL; this comes from the coding sequence ATGAATATTGCGATACTTGGATATGGAACGATTGGAAGTGGTGTACACCAGATCGTTGAAGAAGGAGCTACACTTTTGACCAAGAGCTTACATGTAACACGTATATTGATTCGTAAGGGGAAAGAAAAAACGCTTCCTTATATGTGTGATGATATAGACGACATTGTAAATGATCCTGCAGTGGATTTAGTCGTTGAAACAATGGGAGGCATTGAGCCAGCCCACACGTATATATTAAAAGCATTAGAACATGGCAAACATGTTGTGACTGCCAACAAAGCAGTTGTGGCAGCTTACTTAAAAGATTTTAATGAGTGTGCCAAAGAAAACAATGTAAAATTTTATTATGAAGCTAGTACTGGTGGCGGGATTCCTTGTATCGCCGGACTGGAAAAAGCACTTCGTATTGATGAAGTGGATGAAATACATGGGATTTTCAATGGAACCAGCAATTTTATCTTAGATCACATGCAGCGTTATGGCACAAGCTTTGAAGAAGTATTAAAAGAAGCACAACGTTTAGGTTATGCAGAAGCTGATCCTAGCGCTGATATCGATGGATATGATGTATGTAACAAACTGAGAATTTCTGCAAGTATTGCATATGACTATCATGTACCTGATAACTTCCCGGTCTTTGGTATCCGTAACATTACCAAAGAAGATGTTATGTATTTCAAAAGCATGAATCGTTCTGTTCGTTTTATTGCGAAAACCAAACGTGACGGCGATCGTTATAGCTGTGTAGTAGAACCTATTCTTTTCAAAGAAAGTGATCTGGAAGCAAATACACAGGATAACTACAATTTGATCAGTATGCATGGAAAAACCATTGGGGATTTAAAATTCTATGGACAGGGTGCAGGAAAACTTGCGACAGCCAATGCGGTTGTTCAGGATATTTTAGATATTCTGGAAGGCAAAGAACACATGGAGCGTAAATATGAAAACAAGATGAAATACGATACAACGATTTGTCGTCGTGATTATGTCTTGCGTGCAGATAAAGCATGTCGTGTGTACTTCAAAGGCATTAAGTATGAAACAAGTACCTTTGATAAGTATATGCTGATCAAGGATATCGAAGTTATGAAAATGCATGAATTAATGAAAAAAGTATTAGAAGTAGATCCTACAGCCTTTATGGCAAGTATCTACGAAAGGGAGGACTTATGA